The region TATAAATGAACATTTATCTTTACAAGCTTCAAAATCAACATCTCCAACAAGTTTCCCTGTATCAAGTCTATTAATTCCTACATCAATAATAATTACACCATCATTTATCATATCTTCTGTTACAAGATTTACCCGTCCAGCTGCAACGATAACTATATCTGCTCTTAAAGTATGAGCTTTTAAGTCTTTTGTTTTTGAGTTGCAAACTTCTACTGTAGCTTTTGCATTTATAAGTAATGATGCCATAGGTTTTCCAACAATATCAGAAGAACCAATTACACATACATTTTTACCAACTAAATCTATGTTGTATTCTTCAAACATTCTCATCACACCAAAAGGAGTTGCAGGTAAAAATGCATCAAGATTTGAAACCATTCTTCCTACATTGTATGGGTGGAAACCATCAACATCTTTTAAAGGATTAATTGCTTCTAAAACTGTAGTTGTATCAATATGTTTTGGAACTGGAAGTTGAACTAAAATACCATCAAGTTTTGGGTCGTTGTTCATTTGCTCAATTAATTCTAATAGCTCTTCTTGAGTAGTAGAGGAATCTCTTTTGTGAACTTCAGAATAGATTCCAGCTGTTTCACAAGCTTTATGTTTACTATTTACATAAGTTGCACTTGCAGCGTCATCCCCAACAAGAACAACTGCTAAACCTGGAGTTATGTTTTTTTCTTGTTTAAGTTCTTCTACTTCAACTCTTACTTCTTCTTTTATTTTATTAGATAAAGATTTACCATCTAGTAGTGTCATTGCTTTATAGCCTCATATATTTTTAATTTTAGGTTGATATAATATCTAAAAAATTTTTATACCACATTAAAATGAAAATCTAATTTGGTGGTATAGTATAAAGGTTGGAATTGAGATTTCTCATTTTTTCACTTTTTTTTGTGACTTCTTTGTTCTC is a window of Halarcobacter sp. DNA encoding:
- the folD gene encoding bifunctional methylenetetrahydrofolate dehydrogenase/methenyltetrahydrofolate cyclohydrolase FolD, which codes for MTLLDGKSLSNKIKEEVRVEVEELKQEKNITPGLAVVLVGDDAASATYVNSKHKACETAGIYSEVHKRDSSTTQEELLELIEQMNNDPKLDGILVQLPVPKHIDTTTVLEAINPLKDVDGFHPYNVGRMVSNLDAFLPATPFGVMRMFEEYNIDLVGKNVCVIGSSDIVGKPMASLLINAKATVEVCNSKTKDLKAHTLRADIVIVAAGRVNLVTEDMINDGVIIIDVGINRLDTGKLVGDVDFEACKDKCSFITPVPGGVGPMTIGMLLKNTVKAAKLRDKRK